Proteins encoded within one genomic window of Companilactobacillus sp.:
- a CDS encoding uroporphyrinogen-III synthase, with product MAILITYPQDKFNDEMLAGLQKWSPLFLPLKRIEYNQWTKRQYEVIANSDCLVVTSMLAIQALVKSDVSTDKQVAVISHKAAALLRSFKFTNVIVSEVENRESLVKKLDEEFANQGNIVFLKGNLAPDLPLRAKVTNIDAYQNVWTKEDQDRAIKKIGDADFTKVLITSPSAFYRFEAIEELLPSQFMSAKYYTLGMSTQRTMNELGFDAWSPAHPRNVLKQTVLKMTREN from the coding sequence ATGGCTATTCTAATTACTTATCCACAAGACAAATTTAACGACGAAATGTTAGCGGGCCTTCAAAAATGGAGTCCGCTTTTTTTGCCATTGAAGCGAATTGAGTATAATCAATGGACCAAGCGACAGTATGAAGTCATCGCTAATAGCGATTGTTTAGTCGTAACTAGTATGCTGGCAATTCAAGCCTTAGTTAAATCTGATGTATCGACTGATAAACAAGTTGCGGTGATCAGTCACAAAGCTGCCGCATTATTAAGAAGTTTCAAATTTACAAATGTGATCGTTTCAGAGGTCGAGAATCGCGAGTCTTTGGTGAAAAAATTAGACGAAGAATTTGCTAACCAAGGTAATATCGTCTTTTTAAAAGGTAATTTAGCGCCTGACTTACCACTGAGAGCTAAGGTAACTAATATTGATGCGTATCAAAATGTCTGGACTAAAGAGGACCAAGACCGTGCAATTAAAAAAATTGGCGATGCTGATTTTACTAAGGTGTTGATTACTAGTCCATCGGCATTTTATCGTTTTGAAGCTATTGAAGAATTGTTGCCCAGTCAATTTATGTCCGCAAAATATTATACGTTGGGGATGTCGACGCAACGGACGATGAACGAATTAGGATTTGACGCTTGGTCACCAGCACATCCTAGAAATGTCTTGAAACAGACTGTTTTAAAAATGACGAGGGAGAATTGA
- the cobU gene encoding bifunctional adenosylcobinamide kinase/adenosylcobinamide-phosphate guanylyltransferase has translation MEHLIMVTGGARSGKSEYAENLYSREDQVCYIATGMVNLSDAEMSNRINKHRARRSKHWTTEERYDSIAKFMDQSATTQFLLDDATNMITNLFFDWVNEAKGNKFNFDAYINQMNQDQIDEATSYILQQWINIIEVNSRRHKTLVIVTNEVGLGIVPATKLTRILRDIYGSVNKLIASKSDEVWFVISGLPQKIK, from the coding sequence ATGGAACATTTAATCATGGTTACCGGCGGTGCCAGAAGCGGGAAATCAGAGTACGCTGAAAATTTATACAGTCGTGAAGATCAAGTTTGTTACATTGCTACTGGCATGGTCAATTTAAGCGATGCTGAAATGTCCAACCGGATCAACAAACACCGTGCACGCCGTTCTAAACATTGGACAACTGAAGAACGCTATGACAGTATCGCTAAATTTATGGACCAATCAGCTACTACTCAGTTTCTACTCGACGATGCCACCAATATGATCACTAATTTATTTTTTGATTGGGTCAACGAAGCTAAGGGAAATAAATTTAACTTCGATGCCTATATCAATCAAATGAATCAAGACCAGATCGATGAAGCGACTAGCTATATTTTGCAACAGTGGATCAATATTATTGAGGTCAACAGTCGTCGCCACAAGACCTTAGTTATCGTGACTAATGAGGTGGGTCTTGGAATCGTTCCCGCAACTAAATTGACGCGGATCTTGCGTGACATCTATGGTTCAGTCAATAAGCTGATTGCCAGTAAGAGCGATGAGGTCTGGTTTGTGATCAGCGGTCTGCCACAAAAAATAAAGTAG
- the hemL gene encoding glutamate-1-semialdehyde 2,1-aminomutase, whose translation MRSFEQSIAAYKEAVKLMPGGVNSPVRAYKNVNMSPIFIERGKNQNLYDVDGNSYIDYVLSWGPLILGHADDVVIEALKDTIDKGTSFGAPTLLENRIAELVQQFVPSMELMRMVSSGTEATMSAVRLARGYTKRDKIVKFIGCYHGHSDSLLVDAGSGLATFDINTSPGVPRNVALETLTVPYNDEEAVIDLFKRRGDEIAGVIVEPVAGNMGFVPAKESFLKTLRKVTEEHGSVLIFDEVMSGFRCDMNGAQHLYGIHPDLTTLGKVIGGGLPVGTFGGREEIMRNITPDGKVYHAGTLSGNPLAMMAGIKTLEQLNADKYADMDAKLDRLCKALKAAADKNGVPFTIRHRGTMWGYFFNEGPVENFADVQKSDKDYFSRFFQYVIKRGIYLAPSPYETSFISTKHTDADIDKTIEVFSDAFANVEK comes from the coding sequence ATGAGAAGTTTCGAACAATCAATTGCAGCTTATAAAGAAGCCGTCAAATTAATGCCAGGTGGAGTTAACAGTCCAGTTCGTGCATACAAAAATGTCAACATGTCACCAATCTTTATTGAACGAGGCAAGAATCAAAACTTATACGATGTGGATGGAAACTCGTACATTGATTACGTTTTGTCATGGGGACCACTTATTTTAGGTCACGCTGACGATGTCGTTATTGAAGCCTTAAAAGATACAATCGATAAGGGTACTAGTTTTGGTGCTCCAACTTTGCTTGAAAACAGAATTGCTGAATTAGTTCAACAATTCGTACCATCAATGGAATTGATGAGAATGGTTTCTTCAGGTACTGAAGCAACGATGAGTGCAGTTAGATTAGCACGTGGATACACGAAGCGTGACAAGATCGTTAAGTTTATTGGCTGCTACCACGGTCATTCAGACTCATTGCTAGTTGATGCTGGTTCAGGCTTGGCTACTTTTGATATCAATACTTCTCCAGGCGTTCCTAGAAATGTGGCTCTTGAAACATTGACTGTTCCATATAACGATGAAGAAGCTGTAATCGATTTATTCAAACGTCGTGGCGATGAAATTGCCGGAGTTATCGTTGAACCTGTAGCAGGTAACATGGGCTTTGTTCCCGCTAAAGAGTCATTCTTGAAGACTTTGCGTAAGGTTACTGAAGAACATGGTTCAGTCTTGATTTTTGATGAAGTTATGAGTGGATTTAGATGCGACATGAATGGTGCACAGCACTTGTACGGAATTCATCCTGACTTGACTACCTTGGGTAAGGTTATCGGTGGCGGTCTTCCAGTTGGTACATTTGGTGGACGCGAAGAGATCATGAGAAACATCACGCCAGATGGAAAGGTTTATCACGCAGGTACTTTATCAGGGAATCCATTAGCTATGATGGCTGGTATCAAGACACTAGAGCAATTAAATGCTGACAAATATGCTGATATGGATGCTAAGTTGGATCGTCTCTGCAAGGCTCTTAAAGCTGCAGCTGATAAAAATGGCGTACCATTTACAATTCGTCACCGTGGCACTATGTGGGGATACTTCTTTAATGAAGGGCCAGTAGAAAACTTTGCCGACGTTCAAAAATCAGACAAGGATTACTTCAGTCGTTTCTTCCAATATGTCATCAAACGTGGTATTTACTTAGCACCATCACCATATGAAACTAGTTTTATTTCAACTAAACATACTGATGCAGATATCGACAAGACAATCGAAGTCTTCAGCGATGCATTTGCAAATGTTGAAAAATAA
- a CDS encoding ABC transporter permease/substrate-binding protein: protein MNNLVNILQTQHQDILNSLVQHLNISLISLLIAAVIAIPSAILLRRYTKVAEVVLQITSIMQTIPSLALLGILIPLVGIGTVPAVIALVVYAVMPIFQNTYTGFTSIDPSLEEAASAFGLSKFHKLTRIELPLAMPLIVSGLRIAMVMIIGTATLAALIGAGGLGTYILLGIETNNNALLIIGAVLSAALALVFSALIRFIGKLSFKKIMAVFLTLIVLFGGWGIYSTVNKTPSTITIAGKMGSEPEILINMYKDLIQQDNPKQKVELKPNFGTTNFLYKALKAGQIDVYPEFTGTVMETLVKANNYGKNPTKIYRQGKQMLKKQDNLDYLSPMEYQNGYALVVSKSFADKYNLKTISDLQNVEDQVKAGFDIDFYNQKDGYPGIKKTYNLKFGSTNTMQPSIRYKAIASGKVNTVDGYTTDPQIQKYHLVVLQDDKHFFPPYQGAPLVRSKAIDEHPGLKKSLDKLSGKITTEDMQKMNYQVTFQHKKAKTVAHDYLVKHNLLDK from the coding sequence GTGAATAATTTAGTTAATATTCTTCAAACGCAACACCAAGATATTCTCAATTCACTAGTTCAGCATTTAAATATTTCTCTGATTTCATTGCTGATTGCAGCGGTGATCGCAATTCCGTCAGCAATATTACTCAGAAGATACACTAAAGTAGCTGAAGTTGTTTTACAAATAACCAGTATTATGCAAACAATCCCTAGTTTGGCATTGTTGGGAATTTTGATCCCATTAGTTGGTATCGGAACGGTTCCGGCGGTCATTGCTTTAGTCGTTTACGCAGTGATGCCGATTTTTCAAAACACCTATACTGGATTTACCTCAATTGATCCAAGTCTAGAAGAAGCAGCCAGTGCCTTTGGACTGTCGAAATTTCATAAACTAACTCGAATCGAGCTCCCGTTGGCAATGCCACTGATCGTGTCCGGATTAAGAATCGCTATGGTCATGATCATTGGTACTGCTACTTTAGCAGCTCTGATTGGTGCTGGTGGTCTAGGTACTTATATTTTGTTAGGTATCGAGACTAACAACAATGCACTGTTAATTATTGGCGCTGTTTTATCAGCCGCTTTGGCATTAGTATTTTCAGCTTTGATCCGTTTTATTGGTAAACTATCGTTCAAGAAAATCATGGCTGTATTTTTGACATTGATCGTTTTGTTTGGTGGTTGGGGAATTTATTCAACTGTCAATAAGACGCCTTCGACAATTACGATTGCCGGAAAAATGGGCAGTGAACCTGAAATTTTGATCAACATGTATAAGGACTTGATCCAACAGGATAATCCTAAGCAAAAAGTCGAATTGAAACCTAACTTTGGGACAACCAACTTTTTATACAAAGCTCTAAAGGCCGGTCAAATTGATGTATATCCAGAGTTTACTGGAACAGTGATGGAGACTCTGGTCAAAGCTAATAATTATGGCAAGAATCCGACAAAGATTTATCGACAAGGAAAACAAATGTTGAAAAAACAAGATAATCTGGATTATTTGTCGCCAATGGAATATCAAAACGGCTATGCATTAGTGGTTTCGAAGTCATTTGCTGATAAGTATAATTTAAAGACTATTTCTGACCTTCAGAATGTTGAAGACCAAGTCAAAGCCGGGTTCGATATTGATTTTTATAACCAAAAGGATGGATATCCCGGTATCAAGAAGACTTATAATTTGAAATTTGGGTCCACCAACACAATGCAGCCAAGTATCCGTTACAAGGCAATCGCCTCAGGTAAGGTGAATACCGTTGATGGATACACGACTGATCCACAAATTCAAAAGTATCATCTAGTTGTCTTACAAGATGACAAGCACTTCTTTCCACCTTACCAAGGTGCACCATTGGTCAGAAGCAAAGCTATAGATGAACATCCTGGCTTGAAGAAGTCACTAGATAAATTGAGTGGCAAGATTACAACTGAAGACATGCAGAAGATGAATTATCAAGTAACTTTCCAGCATAAAAAAGCTAAGACAGTTGCTCATGATTATTTGGTTAAGCATAATTTGCTCGACAAATAA
- a CDS encoding flavodoxin, whose amino-acid sequence MAKALIVYATITGNNQMLADILADQLDKLGIEVVETEMSQTDPNDFEDYDLCFVCVYTYDEGALPEEGMDFYEDLADVDLTGKYYTVLGSGDTYYGEYYNVAVDKFAKQFEKTGAQIGTDCLKIELEPDEYDIMNIAKVAKDISTKIQI is encoded by the coding sequence ATGGCGAAAGCTTTGATCGTTTACGCAACTATTACTGGCAACAATCAAATGTTAGCGGATATTTTAGCTGATCAATTGGATAAATTAGGTATAGAAGTCGTTGAAACCGAAATGAGCCAGACAGATCCGAATGACTTTGAGGATTATGATCTCTGCTTTGTTTGCGTCTACACCTATGACGAGGGAGCACTTCCAGAAGAAGGTATGGATTTTTATGAAGACCTAGCCGATGTTGATCTGACCGGTAAGTACTACACAGTCTTAGGTTCTGGTGATACTTATTATGGCGAATATTACAATGTTGCCGTTGATAAGTTTGCCAAGCAGTTTGAAAAAACCGGAGCCCAGATTGGAACGGATTGTTTAAAAATTGAGTTAGAACCAGACGAGTATGATATTATGAACATTGCAAAAGTTGCAAAGGATATTTCCACAAAAATTCAAATTTGA
- a CDS encoding ATP-binding cassette domain-containing protein, which produces MIEFEDITKSYGDLTVIKDLNLTINAGELFVLVGPSGSGKTTSVKMINQLIKPTSGTIKIDGKDINDYDLQQLRLGMGYVLQNIALFPNLNIQENIAIQLEELKVPREQRRARARELLEKVGLDPDLYATRMPDELSGGEQQRVGIIRAIATNPNIILMDEAFSALDPLSRKQLQDIVLDLHANADYNLTIVFVTHDMREALRLGSRIAILKDGVIQQVGTQEEIMNKPANDFVESFFKGEQETEVATAGKIIIQGYGHKVSTDNNAEKISFDCEIPKLLSILRTGKRGIVEFHDDTYELVLDDVLDFIENKEAARE; this is translated from the coding sequence ATGATTGAATTTGAGGATATTACTAAGTCGTATGGTGATTTAACTGTCATCAAAGACTTAAATTTAACCATTAATGCAGGTGAACTTTTTGTCTTAGTCGGTCCAAGTGGAAGCGGGAAGACCACGTCGGTCAAGATGATCAACCAATTGATCAAGCCCACATCAGGGACCATTAAGATCGATGGCAAAGACATCAATGATTATGACTTGCAACAATTACGTCTAGGAATGGGCTATGTTCTGCAGAACATTGCATTGTTCCCAAACTTAAATATTCAAGAAAATATTGCGATTCAGTTGGAAGAGTTGAAAGTTCCTCGTGAACAACGTCGAGCCAGAGCCCGTGAATTACTGGAAAAAGTTGGACTGGATCCTGACTTATATGCGACCCGGATGCCAGATGAGTTATCCGGTGGTGAACAGCAACGTGTCGGTATCATCAGAGCAATCGCGACCAATCCCAACATTATTTTGATGGATGAAGCATTTAGTGCATTGGATCCACTATCCAGAAAGCAATTGCAGGATATCGTTTTGGATTTGCATGCTAATGCAGATTACAATCTAACAATCGTATTTGTGACTCACGATATGCGTGAAGCACTGCGACTAGGTTCAAGAATCGCCATCCTAAAAGATGGCGTCATCCAACAAGTGGGTACGCAAGAAGAAATCATGAATAAACCTGCGAATGATTTTGTCGAATCATTTTTCAAGGGTGAGCAAGAAACTGAAGTTGCAACAGCAGGTAAGATAATTATTCAAGGATACGGTCACAAGGTGTCGACAGATAATAATGCTGAAAAAATCAGTTTTGACTGTGAGATACCGAAATTACTCTCGATTCTAAGGACTGGAAAAAGGGGCATTGTCGAATTCCACGATGATACCTATGAGCTGGTCTTAGATGACGTTTTAGATTTCATCGAGAATAAGGAGGCCGCTCGTGAATAA
- a CDS encoding alpha/beta hydrolase fold domain-containing protein — MLANDYAIELHRLEQIGPVDIPHIKGVKTIIKDRLDAHTYDPEVMKHMANKPLNQPLSRNLTELRQGGAPEIIPKANYDGVVVDSLMSYEMGREVPYLKISNHRLPRENKALIYVHGGAYFGGAVSDTLIPLKYLATMYAGTIYSIDYGLAPEHPYPSAIFDCLSVVSLIAKDHSEVQISGDSAGASIALGVSQLANQLGICQIDDHVLFYPTIIHGSNHNGPLWDDKKISIAPNERKYLHSNYRTFKQLDRLMTQFYTDGKSFDLTSPIISPLHADPTNFKNLTVIVGEFDPFRLQDEALAEQVGTAGGDVTFIRYGGMGHAFFNYIGKCAVAEDSIIEANKRL; from the coding sequence ATGCTTGCCAACGATTATGCAATTGAACTTCATCGACTTGAACAAATTGGGCCGGTAGACATTCCTCATATTAAAGGTGTCAAAACGATCATTAAGGATAGACTGGATGCCCATACCTACGATCCGGAAGTGATGAAACATATGGCCAACAAGCCATTGAATCAACCATTATCTCGCAATTTGACCGAATTACGGCAAGGAGGAGCTCCAGAAATTATCCCTAAAGCCAATTACGATGGGGTAGTAGTAGATAGTTTGATGTCTTATGAAATGGGACGAGAGGTTCCTTATTTAAAGATTTCTAACCATCGCTTGCCTCGTGAAAATAAAGCTTTAATCTATGTACATGGTGGAGCTTATTTTGGTGGTGCGGTGTCAGATACATTGATCCCGTTGAAATATCTTGCCACGATGTATGCTGGTACGATTTATAGTATTGATTATGGATTGGCGCCAGAACATCCTTATCCTTCAGCGATATTTGATTGCTTGTCGGTGGTTTCACTGATTGCTAAAGACCATTCTGAAGTACAAATTTCTGGTGATTCTGCTGGCGCCTCGATTGCTTTAGGTGTCAGTCAATTAGCTAATCAGCTGGGGATTTGTCAAATTGATGATCACGTGCTGTTTTACCCAACGATCATTCATGGTTCCAATCATAATGGACCATTGTGGGATGATAAAAAGATCTCGATAGCTCCAAATGAAAGAAAGTATCTTCACAGTAATTATCGGACGTTCAAACAATTGGATCGGTTGATGACGCAGTTTTACACCGATGGAAAAAGCTTTGATCTAACGTCGCCAATTATTTCGCCACTGCATGCAGATCCAACTAATTTCAAAAATCTCACCGTTATTGTCGGCGAGTTTGATCCATTCAGACTTCAAGACGAAGCGTTGGCTGAACAAGTTGGTACAGCCGGAGGAGATGTGACCTTCATTAGATACGGCGGTATGGGTCATGCATTTTTCAACTACATCGGAAAATGTGCCGTTGCTGAAGATTCAATTATTGAAGCTAATAAAAGATTGTAA
- a CDS encoding histidine phosphatase family protein produces the protein MRLVFARHGETEWNLQKKFYGLSDVSLDDKGIRQAHHLANTLRKNNWQFDVGYCSGLIRTYQTLKPCLNPDTPIVKLPGLNEKGFGKWEGLDADEIEASYPKEWQLWLNQPFEYVPPEAEDFYQFSDHVKRTINQIISDGQKNNYQNILVVAHLGALRIIDQYLLNDTHEFWDIHFDAGCYTEFSGDSKQNFKLVKRNVG, from the coding sequence ATGAGATTAGTTTTTGCTAGGCACGGAGAGACTGAGTGGAATTTACAAAAGAAGTTCTATGGTTTGTCAGACGTCAGTTTGGACGACAAGGGCATTCGGCAGGCTCATCATTTAGCCAATACCTTGCGCAAGAATAATTGGCAATTTGATGTTGGCTATTGCAGTGGTCTAATTAGGACTTACCAAACTTTGAAACCTTGTTTAAATCCTGATACTCCGATTGTCAAACTACCAGGATTGAATGAGAAGGGCTTCGGCAAGTGGGAGGGACTGGATGCAGACGAGATCGAAGCTAGTTATCCAAAAGAGTGGCAGCTTTGGTTAAATCAACCATTTGAATATGTGCCACCAGAAGCTGAAGATTTTTATCAATTTTCAGACCACGTCAAACGCACAATCAATCAAATAATTTCTGATGGTCAAAAAAATAATTATCAAAATATCCTAGTAGTAGCTCATTTAGGTGCACTCAGAATAATTGACCAATATCTGCTAAATGACACCCATGAATTTTGGGATATTCACTTTGATGCCGGGTGCTACACAGAATTTTCCGGCGATTCAAAACAAAATTTTAAACTAGTTAAAAGAAATGTGGGATGA
- the cobS gene encoding adenosylcobinamide-GDP ribazoletransferase, with amino-acid sequence MITSLILYGQFFTRVPIPIPIDEPQEKFNKGIQYLTLFGLILGAIEALCFWGLSFVFPTWLCWIFLLVIDGMITGGFHLDALADTADGMFSSRNKEKMYEIMKDSRSGTMGALALIYYYLLMIGLTYFISGHLSIMTNVFLAAITIMNTKTGISLIFLRISNSEKEKGLLKSWGQIAPWRAAVSQLLAIIVIFLGLGWKGLVGYIVAALFVFVYKHWINKQLGGFTGDTLGAYASICQVIFMIAYAAVVKL; translated from the coding sequence TTGATAACGTCATTGATATTGTATGGACAATTTTTTACCAGGGTACCGATTCCTATTCCAATCGACGAGCCTCAAGAAAAATTTAATAAGGGAATTCAATATTTAACTTTATTTGGTTTGATCCTTGGTGCAATTGAAGCACTCTGCTTTTGGGGACTGAGTTTTGTATTTCCAACTTGGCTGTGCTGGATCTTCTTGTTAGTCATCGATGGCATGATCACTGGTGGTTTTCATTTAGATGCTCTGGCAGATACTGCTGATGGGATGTTCAGTTCTCGTAACAAAGAAAAAATGTACGAGATCATGAAGGATAGCCGATCAGGTACGATGGGTGCTTTAGCACTGATCTATTACTATTTATTAATGATTGGTTTGACCTACTTTATCAGTGGCCATCTCAGCATCATGACCAATGTCTTTTTAGCTGCCATAACCATCATGAATACCAAAACCGGAATATCGCTGATTTTTCTAAGAATTTCTAACTCTGAAAAAGAGAAGGGATTGCTCAAAAGTTGGGGACAGATTGCACCTTGGCGTGCAGCTGTTAGTCAATTATTGGCAATCATTGTGATTTTTCTCGGTTTAGGCTGGAAAGGCTTAGTTGGATATATCGTTGCTGCCTTGTTTGTCTTTGTGTATAAACATTGGATCAACAAGCAATTAGGTGGATTCACTGGAGATACCTTAGGCGCCTACGCCAGTATCTGCCAAGTGATCTTTATGATTGCATATGCTGCAGTGGTAAAACTATGA
- a CDS encoding cob(I)yrinic acid a,c-diamide adenosyltransferase has product MKIYTRTGDKGKTRIIGNDVMYKSDKRVTAYGSVDELNSLVGVVIANLSDKTKVFNDELTEIQQLLFDCGTDLAISQNDTKHEFIFTEDHKYVDWLEKKIDEYTEKVPKTQKFILPGGSKTASSLHYARTVTRRAERQIVSLIQDEPINDYVLKFINRLSDYFFAAARYANVLDGVEDIQYRNSKPVFR; this is encoded by the coding sequence ATGAAAATATATACTAGAACTGGTGACAAAGGTAAGACCAGAATTATCGGTAATGATGTGATGTATAAGTCTGACAAAAGAGTTACAGCTTATGGTTCAGTTGATGAACTCAACTCATTAGTTGGCGTGGTTATCGCAAACTTATCCGATAAGACTAAAGTTTTTAACGACGAATTAACAGAAATCCAACAATTGTTATTTGACTGTGGAACGGATTTAGCTATTTCTCAAAATGATACTAAGCACGAATTCATTTTTACTGAGGACCACAAGTACGTTGATTGGTTAGAAAAGAAGATCGACGAATACACTGAAAAAGTTCCTAAGACCCAAAAGTTTATTTTGCCTGGTGGCTCAAAGACGGCTTCTTCATTGCACTATGCGAGAACAGTGACTAGAAGAGCGGAGCGCCAAATTGTCTCATTGATTCAAGACGAACCAATCAATGATTATGTCTTGAAATTTATCAATCGTCTTTCAGACTATTTCTTCGCTGCCGCAAGATATGCCAACGTTCTAGACGGCGTTGAGGATATTCAATATCGTAATAGCAAACCAGTATTTAGATAA
- a CDS encoding MFS transporter has protein sequence MREKHIWLTLFATSFMSFMQLLDASIVSIAIPNLTKDLNIPMNRAEWVTSVYLILICMLLLFWGRMADQIGYIKIFQTGTIFFTIGSLICALSPTLPILLFGRIVQAIGASMSMATNIGIIAMIFPMHLRGRAYGINSIIAQLGNISGPGLGGLILSVLSWHWIFIINIPIGIIVYIYGRFMFPRDIKRSHEPIKYDWIGVTVYAIAIATFFISIFWGQDIGFSNPKVITIFVVSVILWVIFIYTEKRVSDPLIDLTIFKIPRLTLSLVSALLVFSVGYYANVIMPFYLTNFRNLSTSLTGLIMMAIPLANVIAAPIAGYFTDKYNATIVSLWNLLVYLIPLVFLIKISANVNLIIFTLMISLLGVGNGGFQNNPMIMGYAPQEYQGVAGSLTALFRNIGMGLGVSLATTSLYYGMSLKAHRTVNYYPKNNPDWFLSGMSFSYITALIILILAIILVIIIRKIDKSIRNKNLEI, from the coding sequence TTGAGGGAAAAACACATTTGGCTAACTTTGTTTGCCACCAGTTTTATGTCATTTATGCAGTTGCTAGATGCCAGTATTGTCAGTATTGCGATTCCTAATTTAACTAAGGATCTAAATATACCAATGAATCGAGCGGAGTGGGTCACCTCCGTTTATCTGATCTTGATCTGTATGCTGTTATTGTTTTGGGGCAGGATGGCTGATCAAATTGGCTACATCAAAATTTTTCAGACTGGGACGATTTTTTTCACGATTGGTTCACTGATCTGTGCCTTGAGTCCGACGTTGCCAATTTTGCTGTTTGGTCGAATCGTCCAAGCAATTGGCGCCAGTATGAGTATGGCGACAAACATTGGGATAATCGCAATGATCTTTCCGATGCACTTGCGTGGACGAGCCTACGGGATCAATAGTATCATCGCCCAACTAGGGAATATTTCTGGACCTGGATTAGGTGGATTGATATTGAGTGTCCTTTCTTGGCATTGGATCTTTATCATCAACATTCCCATCGGTATTATCGTCTACATTTACGGTCGGTTTATGTTTCCAAGAGACATTAAACGTAGTCATGAGCCAATCAAGTATGATTGGATCGGAGTGACGGTATATGCGATTGCCATCGCCACATTTTTCATCAGTATTTTCTGGGGACAAGATATTGGATTCAGCAATCCTAAGGTCATCACAATCTTTGTTGTCAGCGTCATCTTGTGGGTCATCTTTATTTATACTGAAAAAAGAGTTTCAGATCCGTTGATTGATCTTACGATTTTCAAGATTCCTCGACTGACGCTGAGTTTAGTCAGTGCCTTGTTAGTCTTTTCAGTTGGATATTATGCCAATGTTATCATGCCGTTTTATTTAACTAATTTCCGTAACTTGAGCACTTCACTGACGGGATTGATCATGATGGCAATCCCATTAGCCAACGTTATCGCTGCACCAATAGCCGGATATTTTACCGATAAGTATAATGCGACTATCGTTTCATTATGGAATTTGTTAGTGTATTTGATCCCGTTGGTATTTTTGATCAAAATATCGGCAAATGTGAACTTGATCATATTTACATTGATGATCTCGCTGCTAGGAGTCGGTAACGGAGGATTCCAAAATAATCCGATGATCATGGGTTATGCGCCACAGGAATATCAAGGCGTGGCAGGTAGTTTAACTGCCTTATTTAGAAATATCGGTATGGGATTAGGAGTCAGTCTGGCAACAACTAGTTTGTATTATGGAATGAGTTTAAAGGCTCATCGGACGGTCAATTACTATCCGAAGAACAATCCAGACTGGTTTTTGAGTGGGATGAGTTTTTCTTATATAACCGCACTGATCATTTTGATATTAGCAATTATCTTAGTGATCATTATTCGAAAAATCGATAAGTCCATCAGAAATAAAAATCTTGAAATTTAA